The DNA window CGTGGGTCATGATTTGAGGCTGCCGGCGGTGATGCCTTTGACGAGTGGTCGTTGCATGACGAGGGTGAACAGCACGATGGGGGCGAGGATGATGACTGCGGTTGCGCAGAGTTCTGCCCATTTGATCTCTTGTTGGGTGACGAAGCCGGCGACGTAGACGGTGAGGGTTTGTGCTCGTGATTGGCCGAGGATGACGGGGATGAGGAATGAGTTCCATGCGGCGATGGCGGTGAAGATCGCGGCGGTGACCAGGCCTGGGGCGACCATGGGGATCAGGACGTGGCGGAACATTTGAAAGCGGTTGGCGCCGTCGATCATGGCCGCTTCTTCGATCTCTTCGGGGAAGGATCGGATGAAGGCGAGCATGAGCCATGTTGCGAACGGGGTCAGTAGTCCTGTCAGGACGATGATCAGTGAGATCCATTGGTCGTAGAGGCGTGCCTGGCTGACGATGCGGAACAAGGGGATCAGCAGCACGATTCCGGGGATGACCTGGACGAGGACCATGACGGCTACGAGGACGCGCCGGCCGGGGACTCTTAGCCTGGCGAACGCGTAGCCGCCGAGCAGTGCGACCACGACGACGGCGAGGGTGGTGGTCACGGTGACGACCAGAGAGGTCTGCAGGGCCGCTTGGAACACACTCGATGCCAGGACTCCTTGGAAGTTGTCGAGGGTGGGTGTGAAGTCGAAGG is part of the Microbacterium lacus genome and encodes:
- a CDS encoding carbohydrate ABC transporter permease, encoding MLIAVLFALFPVFWVILTSFKNNADATAPANQAFDFTPTLDNFQGVLASSVFQAALQTSLVVTVTTTLAVVVVALLGGYAFARLRVPGRRVLVAVMVLVQVIPGIVLLIPLFRIVSQARLYDQWISLIIVLTGLLTPFATWLMLAFIRSFPEEIEEAAMIDGANRFQMFRHVLIPMVAPGLVTAAIFTAIAAWNSFLIPVILGQSRAQTLTVYVAGFVTQQEIKWAELCATAVIILAPIVLFTLVMQRPLVKGITAGSLKS